TGATCCTTGTCCAAACAACTCCCTTAAGTTACACAAGAATGCgttcaaaacattggccaaacTCAAGATCCTACGCATGCACAGTAACTCCTTGACCACCGTGCTTCCTGAATGGTTTGCCAACTTAAAAGAGTTGAAGGTGCTCGACCTCTCGTCCAACTTTTTGGCCGGGGAGGTGGCGCACTTTAACCTTCCAAAAGCCCTCTGCAACCTAGAGGAGCTGGATCTATCATTCAACTACGAACTGCAGAAATACCCAGCCACTTTGAATCTGAACCAATCGTTCTCCGTCCTCCAATCACTGAAAGTGCTTAGGCTTCGGGGCTTTGTGTTCCAATCGCTGACCATACAGGGCATCCAACCGCTGATGTCTTTACCCCACCTGGAGGTTCTAGATCTGGGCACAAACTTTATTCAAATGGCCAATCTCAGTGTTCTGATGGAGCTGAAAAGCTTTAAAATAATCAATCTGTCGGATAACAAAATATCCTCCCCGTCCGACGGCCCAGAGCCATATAACTCGGTCTCTGCTCACCAGGCTCGGCGTTGGTCACCTATGACCGGTGCTCAACAATTTGGGGATGAGGGCGTGAGAGAGATACATTACTTCAGGTATGATGAGTATGCACGTAGTTGCAAACACAAAGATAAGGAGCTGGGGGTTTTTAACTCCTTTGTCAATGCACAGTGCAGTCATTTCGGCAAGACCTTGGACGTAAGCAGGAACAATATATTCTTCCTCCACTCAAAATTTTTAAATCTTGGCGATCTGAAATGCCTGAATCTATCTGGAAACGCAATGAGCCAAAGTTTAAATGGCAGTGAATTCACTTATCTCAAAAATTTAGAATATCTTGACTTCTCAGCAAACCGTCTGGACCTTCTTCATCCCACTGCGTTTCAAGAGCTCCAAAATCTGGTCATCCTAGACATAAGCCTCAACAATCATTACTTTGAATCAGAGGGGTTGACCCACATGCTTAACTTCACTAAACATCTACCCAACCTTAAGATACTTCTAATGAATCATAACAAGATCTCAACATCTACTAACACAGAGATGAGCAGTTTCTCCCTGGAGAGACTGGAGTTCATAGACAACCGTTTAGATATGCTTTGGAGAGACGGCGATACAAGGTACATCGGATATTTCAAACACCTTGTGAATCTACGCATTCTCGACATTTCTGAGAACAACCTTAACTTCATTCCCCGTGAGGTGCTCCATAAcctgccagaaggactatccgaactatacattaaaaaaaataaactcacGAAATTTTTCTGGGGAGATATAGACAAGTTACCTTTGTTGAAGATTTTAGATCTAAGTGGGAACCGTCTCACAAGAGTTCCTATGGTGCTTTCAAACTGCACCATATCTCTCCAAAAACTGATTTTAACAGGAAACCAAATAGAATATCTCTCCCCAGATTTCCTGAAGGATGCGTTCAGCTTAAAGTATCTGGATCTCAGCTTCAACAAACTAAAATACATGGAACACTCCAGTCTCCCTGATAACATTGTAAATAATATGGACATGCTCCTCCTACACAACAACATATTCACCTGCACCTGCAACACCACTTGGTTCATTAAGTGGCTCAACAGCACCACAGCCACcatcccccttctggccacagACGTGACCTGCGACACCCCGGTGGCCCAGCGAGGTCGCTTGGTCCTCACGGTGGACATGCTGGCCTGCCAGTACCACTACCTGTCCCTTGTGCTCTACATCCTGCTGACGTCCACGCTGCTCGTCTTCGTCACCCTAGCCGTCTCCAGTCACCTCTTCCTCTGGGACGTCTGGTATATCTACCACTTCTGCGTGGCCAAACTCAAAGGCTACGGCCGCCAGACCTCGTCGCAGAGCTGCCCGTACGACGCCTTCGTGGTGTACGAGAAGAAGGACCCGGCGGTGAGCGAATGGGTGATGAACGAGCTGTGCGTTCAGCTGGAGGAGCGGGGGGACCGGCCCCTCCGGCTCTGCCTGGAGGAGCGGGACTGGATCCCTGGGTGTCCGGTGGTGGACAACCTGTGCCAGAGCATCCATCAGAGCAAGAGGACGGTGTTCGTCCTCACCAACCGCGACATAAAGAGCGGGAACTTCAAGACGGCGTTCTACATGGCGCACCAGCGGCTCATGGATGAGAAGAACGACGTCATCGTGCTGATCTTTCTGGAGAAGGCAGCAAGTAACTCAAAGTACCTGAGACTCAGGAAGAGACTGTACAGGCGGTCGGTCCTGGAGTGGCCGACCAATCCTCAGGCTCAGCCATACTTTTGGTTTGGCCTCAGAAGCGTGCTGGCTACAGAGAGCAACAAGCAGTACAGTGACATGTTCAGGGAGACGCTGTAACGGAATTACggataaaatgtataaaaatagaTTTAATCTAAATCAGCATTTCCAGTCATGATTCATTGGATTTAAAATATGAACAATCTATGTACCAAAAAAAGGGAAGTAAAAAAAAGCTTTCTTCCGCAATTTGTTGAAGGTCGTTATTTCAGTCTTCAGTCTGATTTAGTGTGTTTACTTCACCCACAAGAGAATACAGCTATTATCCAGTGCTATTGAATTGACATTTAACGACATTTTAAAAATTATACCTTGCGGGTTCACCGCATTCATAATGGTGAGTGATTGAAACATTCATTAAAAAAGTGAACCATATATACTTGCTAATTCTATATCTTTGTGAAACATTTTTCTACATTTCATATTTGTTAAAAATATATTCCATGTCTCATTCaacttttaattgtttttttctaaACACAATAACATGTAACCATGAAATTAAGTTACACTTCAGAGCTTTGGAAATATTtcttattcatttttatttgcatttttgATCATGAATtcgttaattattttattaatattgtGCTTTGTATAGACAAAAAAAAGGCATCATTAATTGTCTTCCAATATTTGTATTGTCTAAATACACCatattgcgtgtgtgcgtgtgtctgtgcgtgtgcgtgtgtctgtgtgtgtgcgtgtgtctgtgcgtgtgtctgtgcgtgtgtctgtgcgtgtgtctgtgcatgtgtctgtgctgtGGCAACCCCCTTCGTCGGCGGCGGGGATTCTGGAATTAATGAACGAAGCAGGGTTGCGGTGCAACGGGTTTTATTGTAAAACCAGTCACAAAAAGGGAAATCATATAAACTAAGGTTCTTCCGTAATCGGGAATAAGGGCACGGGACCTCCTGGTCCAGCCCTTCCTCGGGGTCGGTGGGGAAACAGCACCCAACGCCTCCGGCTTACTCCTGGTGGGGAAAACGTTTCGTTAAAGCACGTCGGTTCAACACCACGTCTCTTCCTCGTCAGCCCTCTCCCCCGTCTGCCACGTGCCCAGCCCTTAAAGCTCCTCTGTCCTGGTCCCCCAGGTCAGGGGCGGACTGGGGGAAAAAAATGGCCCGGGAGTTTCTGTCAGACCGGCCCACTCAATACACGGCGCGCGGCCCACTAAGTACGCCGCGTTGCCAGAGTCGGCTCCAGAGCAGATCTACTGGTGGGGCATAGGTCGCCAGCGGGGGGGCACTGCCgtttgtgaaatattttaacgcaaaaaaagggggagggctgTCGTGAATGCTAAACGCAAATAAGTGCAGTTTAACCACCTCTGCTATGTCATAGTTtattcacatcacacacacaacagtttaTGAACCTCCATAAAATCATCAAGTAGGCCTGGCACTGTTTATAAACCTTAGAGAACAGCCTCCACAATAATCAAAAACACCCCTGACAACATATAACAGAACAGGACCGCTGACAGAAGGCACGCATTGTGGCAGAAAGTAGCATATTGAACAAGCCACGCACCAGGCAGAAATGACACAATGCCATACGTATACAAGCCTATTAAACACCAATAGATAGACAAAGCAAACATTAATCAACATTTTACCTGCTTAGTAGGCCATATAATGAAAGCCAGGGCTGGCTTCAAGAAGTGAATAAATTAACAACCGGAAAACATCTCCCCTTACCATTGTAAAGAGTTACAAGATACTGTTTTAACAAAGTTTGGACAGGCCTGTCCGTCCCGAGATCATCAACCGCTGTCCGCTGACTTGGGGGGCTTGTAGATCGTCGTTGCTCTATGGCTGCGCCGGCTAAATCCGTTTGCGGTTGCCCGGAGCTTGCGTTAGCAGAAGGGCCAGCTTGGCTTTCAGAGACCGTGGCTGTACTAGTGGTAGTGGCCGGAGTGTCATAGTCTGCTACtggctgaggaggagcaggaggtctaAGCCATTTTCGTAAATCCATGTTTGGTGATAATTAGCTAGTTAGGCTAACTTTCGTCTATGATAGGAGGACCAACTGTAATTTTCGATTAATACCAGGATTCTGCGGCTGCGCACTGCAGCTCAACAACGTTATTTTGAAATCAAATGTAACAAGTTTACTCAGCTACCAATGAGCATGCAACTCAATGTgctataaataaacaataaaaggaaagggcacaaaataaataaaatataatataagctAGAGTGAGTGATATTTAATAACACCTAAAACAAGAGTTTGGAAGAGGCAACGAAGAGCTGGGCCTCATgggttgagcgcatgcgtagaactgggtgccgcgttgcgtgtctgtatgcaaatccaaattctctacctcaatccgcacAGCTGAGAACAATTCGgctgtgtaagaaccaatttagaggtgtttattaataaggtggagatcttttcttaggacttccgaagtctgtaaaacacaaATTAGAAGACACttcaaaaaaaaatcgaaaaatagtcaccatgagtgtgaagaccgattgcgagtagcagtataaaactcagtcagtcagtgcgaTTAGATAGGTATAGCTCTTGGAGAAAATTACGCTTGTGCCGCTGAGTTAACCATTGTAGGGCTGATGCGATGATGGGCGTGGGCCGGTGGGTTTATATTTTCGGCCATCGGCCCACCGGGGATGTCCCCGgtattcccgatggccagtccgcccctgcccCAGGTGCCCCCAATGTTCTTGATTCCCTGGGCCCGGTTGATGTTCCCTCTAGCgcagctgggtggagggggaggtatcTTCCTTCCACCACCCGTCCACGGGGccggggctgcagcggctggcccCTGGTCAATGGCGTGGGGTTGccacacacccccatcctcaGCAGCAAGCCGGGGGTTCCTCCTGTTAGCCCTAGGCAGGCGTCCCTTCGGGACAGTGCGTCTGCGTTACCGTGGGCCCTTCCGGGTCGATGGACCACCTGGAAGCGGTAGTCTTGCAGGGCCAGGAACCAGCGCGTCACCCTGGCGTTGGTGTCCTTGGCCGTTGCCATCCACTttaggggggcgtggtcggtgACCAGGCTAAAGTTCAGACCGAGGAGGTAGTAACGGAGCTTTTCTAGGGTCCACTTGATAGCCCGCATCCTCcaccactgtggcaaccccCTTCGTCGGCGGCGGGGATTCTGGAATTAATGAACGAAGCAGGGTTGCGGTGCAACGGGTTTTATTGTAAAACCAGTCACAAAAAGGGAAATCATATAAACTAAGGTTCTTCCATAATCGGGAATAAGGGCACGGGACCTCCTGGTCCAGCCCTTCCTCGGGGTCGGTGGGGAAACAACACCCAACGCCTCCGGCTTACTCCTGGTGGGGAAAACGTTTCGTTAAAGCACGTCGGTTCAACACCACGTCTCTTCCTCGTCAGCCCTCTCCCCCGTCTGCCACGTGCCCAGCCCTTAAAGCTCCTCTGTCCTGGTCCCCCAGGTGCCCCCAATGTTCTTGATTCCCTGGGCCCGGTTGATGTTCCCTCTAGCgcagctgggtggagggggagggatctTCCTTCCACCACCCGTCCACAGGGCCGGTGCTGCAGCGGCTGGCCCCTGGACAATGGcgtggggttgccacagtgcgtgtgtctgtgcgcgtgtctgtgcgtgtgcgtgtgcgcgtgggcGTGTGCAAACCGTATAAAATGTTGTTGAAAATTATAATACATTTCTTTAACTGAATAATTCTTCTGCTTCATGTTATCTACAGAATACCCCACTCTACTGGTTTTACCTTGTCGGTCGACTTCTTCTGTTTTTACATCAAGGGAGTCTTACTGCCATGTTCCAACACAGTACAAATTGGATGTCCCGGCAGTTTCCATGTGATGTCACTGGACTAGAGTTTGACTGTGAAGCAAAAAAACTTCAGGAAATACCTGACGGGATAACCAGCAATGCCACTGTAGTCAATTTATCAAAAAACGATCTTCAGCAAATACCAGGGAATGCGTTTTCTCATCTGGAAAATCTCATTGAACTTAATCTTTACAAAGCGAAAAAGCGTGGCCTGCAGAATGCCGACATCAAAGAGTATGCTTTCAAAAATCTAACAAAGCTGCTATCATTGGATTTGAGCAACAATCGTCTGACTCATATCCCCGGAGATCTTCCTCCAAGTCTGACAATAATTCGGCTAAACAATAATAGATTCCTGGTACTAAACAAGGACAGCTTTGCTGGTATAACAAATGTGAAAAATCTATTCCTGCAAAGAAACTGCTATTTTGCTGATAATTGCTCCAAACCAGTGAACATTTCAGATAACACTTTTGCAGTTTTAACGAAGCTCGAGGTTCTGGACATTTCCTTCAACAATTTACGACACGTTCCAAAGGGACTACCAACAACGCTAACAAACCTATTACTTAGTGACAACCAAATACATTACATTTCTGAAGAGGACTTTAAAGAGCTCCATCACTTAAACTTACTGAGCATACATGGAAACTGCCAAAGATGTGAAAATGCTGCATATCCCTGTGTACCTTGCCCCAATATTTCTCTTGGAATCCACCCTAAGGCGTTTACTTACCTTAACCAACTAAAGACATTACACTTAGCAGGCAACTCCCTGACAGAACTTAATGATTTTTGGTTTGAAAATCTCAAAAATTTGACAAAACTCTTGCTATCATTCAATCTTTTAGAAAATGC
The window above is part of the Gadus morhua chromosome 20, gadMor3.0, whole genome shotgun sequence genome. Proteins encoded here:
- the LOC115533264 gene encoding toll-like receptor 7 produces the protein MDLEKGGVFILLCLYMPSLRPLSLDASTSMRWYPKTLPCNVSLASNGSAVMVDCTEKSLTSIPSGIPGNATNLTLTINHIPELNPTSFRGLENLTEIDMRCNCVPMKIGPKDRVCTKGLTIKEDTFSDLKKLQALYLDGNQLEGIPRGLPRNLRLLSLEVNNIFYISKENLSEIPNVEILYLGQNCYFRNPCNVSYSIEAGAFLQLSNLTLLSVKSNNLSYIPSLLPLSLRELYLYNNNIEKVTEKDFKNLTNLEILDISGNCPRCYNAPFPCDPCPNNSLKLHKNAFKTLAKLKILRMHSNSLTTVLPEWFANLKELKVLDLSSNFLAGEVAHFNLPKALCNLEELDLSFNYELQKYPATLNLNQSFSVLQSLKVLRLRGFVFQSLTIQGIQPLMSLPHLEVLDLGTNFIQMANLSVLMELKSFKIINLSDNKISSPSDGPEPYNSVSAHQARRWSPMTGAQQFGDEGVREIHYFRYDEYARSCKHKDKELGVFNSFVNAQCSHFGKTLDVSRNNIFFLHSKFLNLGDLKCLNLSGNAMSQSLNGSEFTYLKNLEYLDFSANRLDLLHPTAFQELQNLVILDISLNNHYFESEGLTHMLNFTKHLPNLKILLMNHNKISTSTNTEMSSFSLERLEFIDNRLDMLWRDGDTRYIGYFKHLVNLRILDISENNLNFIPREVLHNLPEGLSELYIKKNKLTKFFWGDIDKLPLLKILDLSGNRLTRVPMVLSNCTISLQKLILTGNQIEYLSPDFLKDAFSLKYLDLSFNKLKYMEHSSLPDNIVNNMDMLLLHNNIFTCTCNTTWFIKWLNSTTATIPLLATDVTCDTPVAQRGRLVLTVDMLACQYHYLSLVLYILLTSTLLVFVTLAVSSHLFLWDVWYIYHFCVAKLKGYGRQTSSQSCPYDAFVVYEKKDPAVSEWVMNELCVQLEERGDRPLRLCLEERDWIPGCPVVDNLCQSIHQSKRTVFVLTNRDIKSGNFKTAFYMAHQRLMDEKNDVIVLIFLEKAASNSKYLRLRKRLYRRSVLEWPTNPQAQPYFWFGLRSVLATESNKQYSDMFRETL